In the Hordeum vulgare subsp. vulgare chromosome 7H, MorexV3_pseudomolecules_assembly, whole genome shotgun sequence genome, one interval contains:
- the LOC123407379 gene encoding protein SHORT ROOT IN SALT MEDIUM 1-like isoform X1 has protein sequence MFPPKGPNPYGQQPPYGGQQSYGGQIPGSSGFGASGAAGARAGQAAAGQYGGPYASVYGTQQVGGLGSKGPDSSSLPSLPPHTSSLSQSSKFSSGSAGSNLPRPNDDYMAVRGYAQKLDQYGTDYTSERRMYGEHSANLGRRDGLTDLDRRYPDHIPAAHQIHDRVEQGSTMRHQPLLKAQLPPVSDMRQADYFAGRSAPIHQESQEISTYGRAEADHRNLSILGNVPYGGQQTSSLLGGAPRTNIDSLGYGQGSSSSGYGMGLPPGRDYASGKGLLHPSSDSDYRDNILPRARPGISMVDERAIDRVGYRRELDLRDEERRRDMLLEREKELERERERELRDLRDRERERDRERERERERERDRERIRERERERERERQREHERERLRERREKERERNKKHVADSRRERTPPRTPGDRRRSSSVKSEKPLRRLSPRRDAVHRHRSPIKEIKREYLCKVLPFRFVDDERDCLSLTKRYPRLSVIPDFSKIVLNWAKESLNLSLHTPVSLEHAICEDDDKADESALVSSENASSTKTPETIWNAKVLLMSGMSNGAFADITSMRSTEERVVHLNNILKFAVFKKDRSLLAIGGPWNAALDGGDPLVDCSCLIRTAIRYVKELVQVDLSNCTSWNRFLEVHYNRVGIDGLFSHKEITVLFVPNLSECVPSSDIWRNNWIAYRKSKIEREQLNMKKEKSPSDPKEQKQAVLEEPSEAKSMNDQLKEGDGAVKIEKIDADMELKEGDGAAKIEKIDADMELKEGDGAKIEKIDADMEEQVKDRDVNLAGDGGKNPDNVGEQVEKTVRVVEGNASGDATVDHVTEDKKPMKKKIIKKVVKVVRKKPTAEAPVDKSPQVDKNAVAETASKTVEKHIEQKSEDLGEEKAGAGIGQQPEAKKTGKKKVIRRIVKRKVPASATEPTALAAPAEASKQDVAVQPEKFDEVPTDAGNSQTKLEEGLKTPAEDTSNQKKEEGFKAPAEDTSNQKKEQELEIKGDIMTDDQKANIDKVQEVVEQKDAKIAETDGKSDKKNDDSEAKDKDQKLEIKGYTKEKKKSDEPPKHPGFILQAKKSKGYKFRSTSLSLDGLLDYTANDTEESVFELSLFAESFSEMLQYRMGCVILSFLEKLHRQYVVKRNQRKRQREEDLKKEDTKSSEKRLKTTDENVTGSTSGNPGKNDETIKEGGEKIISDNSSASHDQLVKEDEEKTGTDHAAQDEMMKEGEEKIDTDQSAAAHDEPEADEKMEEEDPEYEEDPDEVEYEGDEDMDDATAEEPAEAQNEDNANERETKPEEVTAEEPEDDGKRTTESLKLEKVAEEGKQSAAEKGDLKELEGKSVVKEGKISGSQKGDSAKHDVVDKDLLQAFRYFDQNRVGYIKVDDLRCILHNLGKFLSNRDVKDMVQIALAESNSARDGRIIYTKLVKKADL, from the exons ATGTTTCCGCCGAAAGGTCCCAATCCCTACGGGCAGCAACCGCCGTACGGCGGGCAGCAATCTTACGGCGGCCAAATc CCTGGTAGCAGTGGATTTGGGGCCTCAGGTGCGGCAGGTGCCCGCGCCGGACAGGCTGCTGCTGGGCAGTATGGAGGGCCTTACGCGTCGGTGTATGGCACACAGCAG GTTGGGGGACTTGGTAGCAAAGGTCCGGATTCTTCTAGTCTTCCTAGCCTGCCACCTCATACATCTTCACTATCTCAGTCATCCAAGTTCTCGTCTGGATCTGCAGGGTCTAACTTGCCAAGACCAAATGATGACTATATGGCTGTGCGTGGATATGCACAGAAGCTAGACCAGTATGGTACTGATTACACATCAGAGAGAAGAATGTATGGTGAACACTCAGCTAATCTTGGCAGGAGGGATGGCCTTACTGATTTGGATAGAAGATATCCTGATCATATACCTGCAGCCCATCAG ATTCATGACCGTGTGGAGCAG GGTTCAACAATGCGCCACCAGCCACTTCTGAAAGCTCAGCTGCCGCCTGTGTCTGATATGAG ACAAGCCGATTACTTTGCAGGAAGGTCCGCTCCAATCCATCAAGAATCTCAGGAAATTAGTACATATGGAAGGGCTGAAGCTGACCATCGCAACTTGTCCATTCTTGGGAATGTTCCATATGGAGGACAACAAACATCTTCATTGTTGGGAGGCGCCCCTAGGACAAACATTGATAGTCTTGGCTATGGGCAAGGATCATCAAGCAGTGGTTATGGGATGGGTCTGCCCCCGGGGCGTGACTATGCCTCGGGGAAAGGCCTTCTCCATCCATCTTCAGATTCTGATTACCGTGACAACATCTTACCCCGTGCACGTCCAGGCATCTCCATGGTTGATGAACGTGCAATTGACCGGGTTGGTTATCGTCGTGAGCTGGATCTAAGAGATGAGGAACGTCGAAGGGATATGCTACTTGAAAGGGAGAAGGAGCTTGAACGGGAGCGGGAACGGGAGCTGCGAGACCTTCGAGACCGTGAAAGAGAAAGAGACCGTGAAAGAGAAAGAGAACGTGAAAGGGAAAGGGACCGTGAAAGAATAAGGGAACGTGAAAGAGAAAGGGAGCGGGAGCGTCAAAGGGAACATGAAAGAGAACGTCTTCGCGAGCGCCGCGAGAAGGAGAGGGAGCGGAACAAGAAGCATGTAGCTGATTCAAGGCGTGAGCGCACTCCACCTAGAACCCCTGGTGATCGACGACGTTCTTCTTCTGTTAAGTCTGAGAAGCCTTTGCGGCGCCTTTCACCTCGACGTGATGCTGTGCATAG GCATCGTTCGCCTATtaaagaaataaagagagaatatTTGTGCAAG GTTTTGCCATTTCGTTTTGTGGATGATGAGAGAGACTGTTTATCTTTGACAAAAAGATATCCTAGGCTATCAGTTattccagatttttctaag attgtcttgaattgggcTAAAGAAAGCCTAAATCTTTCGCTGCATACACCAGTGAG TCTGGAGCATGCCATCTGTGAAGATGACGATAAAGCTGATGAAAGCGCACTGGTCTCTTCTGAGAACGCATCAAGCACAAAGACCCCTGAAACCATTTGGAATGCAAAG GTACTTCTGATGAGCGGTATGAGCAATGGTGCCTTTGCTGACATAACGTCGATGAGAAGTACTGAGGAACGAGTGGTGCACTTGAACAATATCTTAAAATTTGCTGTATTCAAGAAGGATCGTTCACTTCTTGCTATTGGAGGCCCTTGGAATGCAGCACTTGATGGTGGAGATCCATTGGTTGACTGTTCTTGCTTGATTCGAACCGCTATCAG ATATGTGAAGGAACTGGTTCAAGTTGATCTATCTAATTGTACTAGTTGGAATCGTTTCCTTGAG GTCCATTACAACAGAGTAGGCATTGATGGACTCTTTAGTCACAAAGAAATTACTGTACTTTTTGTGCCAAACCTGTCGGAATGCGTACCATCTTCGGATATATGGAGGAACAACTGGATTGCATACCGAAAATCAAAGATAGAAAGGGAGCAGTTGAATATGAAGAAGGAAAAG AGCCCAAGTGATCCAAAGGAACAGAAACAAG CAGTTTTAGAGGAGCCAAGCGAGGCTAAAAGTATGAATGATCAATTGAAGGAGGGTGATGGCGCTGTTAAGATTGAGAAAATTGATGCTGATATGGAACTTAAGGAGGGTGATGGTGCTGCCAAGATTGAGAAAATTGATGCTGATATGGAACTGAAGGAGGGTGATGGTGCCAAGATTGAGAAAATTGATGCTGATATGGAAGAGCAGGTCAAAGATAGAGATGTCAATCTTGCTGGTGATGGTGGCAAGAATCCTGACAATGTTGGGGAGCAAGTTGAGAAGACAGTGAGGGTTGTTGAAGGAAACGCTTCTGGTGATGCTACTGTTGACCATGTCACCGAGGATAAAAAGCCCATgaagaagaaaataataaaaaaggtTGTGAAAGTTGTTCGAAAAAAGCCAACTGCTGAAGCTCCAGTGGATAAATCGCCTCAGGTTGACAAGAATGCCGTGGCAGAAACTGCGAGCAAAACCGTCGAAAAGCACATTGAACAAAAAAGTGAAGATCTTGGGGAAGAGAAGGCGGGAGCTGGCATTGGTCAACAGCCTGAGGCTAAGAAAACTGGGAAGAAGAAGGTAATTCGAAGGATTGTTAAAAGAAAAGTTCCTGCTTCAGCGACTGAGCCAACAGCCCTTGCTGCACCTGCTGAAGCAAGTAAACAAGATGTGGCTGTTCAGCCGGAGAAGTTTGATGAAGTCCCCACCGATGCTGGGAATTCACAGACTAAACTGGAAGAAGGATTGAAAACTCCTGCTGAAGATACTTCAAaccagaagaaagaagaaggatttAAAGCTCCTGCTGAAGATACCTCAAATCAGAAGAAAGAACAGGAGTTGGAGATAAAGGGAGACATAATGACTGATGATCAGAAGGCAAATATAGATAAGGTGCAGGAAGTTGTGGAACAGAAAGATGCAAAAATTGCTGAAACAGATGGGAAGAGTGACAAGAAAAATGATGACAGCGAAGCAAAGGATAAAGACCAGAAGCTGGAGATAAAGGGATACaccaaagaaaagaagaagtctGATGAACCTCCGAAGCACCCAGGATTCATTCTCCAGGCCAAAAAGAGCAAAGGATATAAA TTTCGTTCAACATCCCTTTCATTGGATGGCCTCCTGGACTACACCGCCAATGATACAGAGGAGTCTGTATTCGAG CTTTCTTTGTTTGCTGAGTCTTTCAGCGAAATGCTTCAATACAGAATGGGTTGTGTGATTTTGTCTTTTCTTGAG AAACTTCACAGGCAGTATGTCGTGAAGAGAAATCAACGTAAGCGGCAAAGAGAGGAAGATCTGAAGAAGGAAGATACAAAATCCTCGGAGAAGCGACTCAAGACAACTGATGAGAATGTAACTGGAAGTACCTCAGGTAACCCGGGTAAAAATGATGAAACAATAAAAGAGGGTGGAGAGAAGATAATTAGCGATAATTCATCAGCTTCACATGATCAACTTGTaaaagaggatgaggagaagacggGTACAGATCATGCTGCCCAGGATGAAATGATGAAAGAGGGTGAGGAAAAGATCGACACAGATCAGTCAGCAGCTGCCCATGATGAACCTGAAGCTGatgagaaaatggaggaagaagatcctgaatATGAAGAAGATCCCGATGAAGTAGAATATGAAGGTGACGAGGACAtggatgatgccactgctgaagAGCCTGCAGAAGCACAG AATGAGGATAACGCAAATGAAAGAGAAACCAAACCAGAAGAGGTAACTGCAGAAGAGCCAGAAGATGATGGAAAGAGGACAACGGAGAGTCTTAAATTGGAAAAAGTTGCAGAAGAGGGCAAGCAGTCTGCAGCAGAGAAAGGAGATTTGAAAGAACTTGAAGGGAAATCAGTTGTTAAGGAGGGAAAGATATCTGGATCACAAAAAGGAGATTCAGCGAAACATGATGTGGTTGATAAGGACCTGTTGCAG GCTTTTAGGTACTTCGACCAAAACAGAGTTGGTTATATAAAG GTGGATGATTTAAGGTGCATCCTTCACAACTTGGGGAAATTTTTATCTAACAGGGATGTGAAG GACATGGTTCAAATTGCTCTTGCTGAGAGCAATTCTGCAAGGGATGGTCGCATTATCTATACAAAGCTTGTGAAGAAAGCCGATCTCTGA
- the LOC123407379 gene encoding protein SHORT ROOT IN SALT MEDIUM 1-like isoform X2: MFPPKGPNPYGQQPPYGGQQSYGGQIPGSSGFGASGAAGARAGQAAAGQYGGPYASVYGTQQVGGLGSKGPDSSSLPSLPPHTSSLSQSSKFSSGSAGSNLPRPNDDYMAVRGYAQKLDQYGTDYTSERRMYGEHSANLGRRDGLTDLDRRYPDHIPAAHQIHDRVEQGSTMRHQPLLKAQLPPVSDMRQADYFAGRSAPIHQESQEISTYGRAEADHRNLSILGNVPYGGQQTSSLLGGAPRTNIDSLGYGQGSSSSGYGMGLPPGRDYASGKGLLHPSSDSDYRDNILPRARPGISMVDERAIDRVGYRRELDLRDEERRRDMLLEREKELERERERELRDLRDRERERDRERERERERERDRERIRERERERERERQREHERERLRERREKERERNKKHVADSRRERTPPRTPGDRRRSSSVKSEKPLRRLSPRRDAVHRHRSPIKEIKREYLCKVLPFRFVDDERDCLSLTKRYPRLSVIPDFSKIVLNWAKESLNLSLHTPVSLEHAICEDDDKADESALVSSENASSTKTPETIWNAKVLLMSGMSNGAFADITSMRSTEERVVHLNNILKFAVFKKDRSLLAIGGPWNAALDGGDPLVDCSCLIRTAIRYVKELVQVDLSNCTSWNRFLEVHYNRVGIDGLFSHKEITVLFVPNLSECVPSSDIWRNNWIAYRKSKIEREQLNMKKEKSPSDPKEQKQVLEEPSEAKSMNDQLKEGDGAVKIEKIDADMELKEGDGAAKIEKIDADMELKEGDGAKIEKIDADMEEQVKDRDVNLAGDGGKNPDNVGEQVEKTVRVVEGNASGDATVDHVTEDKKPMKKKIIKKVVKVVRKKPTAEAPVDKSPQVDKNAVAETASKTVEKHIEQKSEDLGEEKAGAGIGQQPEAKKTGKKKVIRRIVKRKVPASATEPTALAAPAEASKQDVAVQPEKFDEVPTDAGNSQTKLEEGLKTPAEDTSNQKKEEGFKAPAEDTSNQKKEQELEIKGDIMTDDQKANIDKVQEVVEQKDAKIAETDGKSDKKNDDSEAKDKDQKLEIKGYTKEKKKSDEPPKHPGFILQAKKSKGYKFRSTSLSLDGLLDYTANDTEESVFELSLFAESFSEMLQYRMGCVILSFLEKLHRQYVVKRNQRKRQREEDLKKEDTKSSEKRLKTTDENVTGSTSGNPGKNDETIKEGGEKIISDNSSASHDQLVKEDEEKTGTDHAAQDEMMKEGEEKIDTDQSAAAHDEPEADEKMEEEDPEYEEDPDEVEYEGDEDMDDATAEEPAEAQNEDNANERETKPEEVTAEEPEDDGKRTTESLKLEKVAEEGKQSAAEKGDLKELEGKSVVKEGKISGSQKGDSAKHDVVDKDLLQAFRYFDQNRVGYIKVDDLRCILHNLGKFLSNRDVKDMVQIALAESNSARDGRIIYTKLVKKADL; this comes from the exons ATGTTTCCGCCGAAAGGTCCCAATCCCTACGGGCAGCAACCGCCGTACGGCGGGCAGCAATCTTACGGCGGCCAAATc CCTGGTAGCAGTGGATTTGGGGCCTCAGGTGCGGCAGGTGCCCGCGCCGGACAGGCTGCTGCTGGGCAGTATGGAGGGCCTTACGCGTCGGTGTATGGCACACAGCAG GTTGGGGGACTTGGTAGCAAAGGTCCGGATTCTTCTAGTCTTCCTAGCCTGCCACCTCATACATCTTCACTATCTCAGTCATCCAAGTTCTCGTCTGGATCTGCAGGGTCTAACTTGCCAAGACCAAATGATGACTATATGGCTGTGCGTGGATATGCACAGAAGCTAGACCAGTATGGTACTGATTACACATCAGAGAGAAGAATGTATGGTGAACACTCAGCTAATCTTGGCAGGAGGGATGGCCTTACTGATTTGGATAGAAGATATCCTGATCATATACCTGCAGCCCATCAG ATTCATGACCGTGTGGAGCAG GGTTCAACAATGCGCCACCAGCCACTTCTGAAAGCTCAGCTGCCGCCTGTGTCTGATATGAG ACAAGCCGATTACTTTGCAGGAAGGTCCGCTCCAATCCATCAAGAATCTCAGGAAATTAGTACATATGGAAGGGCTGAAGCTGACCATCGCAACTTGTCCATTCTTGGGAATGTTCCATATGGAGGACAACAAACATCTTCATTGTTGGGAGGCGCCCCTAGGACAAACATTGATAGTCTTGGCTATGGGCAAGGATCATCAAGCAGTGGTTATGGGATGGGTCTGCCCCCGGGGCGTGACTATGCCTCGGGGAAAGGCCTTCTCCATCCATCTTCAGATTCTGATTACCGTGACAACATCTTACCCCGTGCACGTCCAGGCATCTCCATGGTTGATGAACGTGCAATTGACCGGGTTGGTTATCGTCGTGAGCTGGATCTAAGAGATGAGGAACGTCGAAGGGATATGCTACTTGAAAGGGAGAAGGAGCTTGAACGGGAGCGGGAACGGGAGCTGCGAGACCTTCGAGACCGTGAAAGAGAAAGAGACCGTGAAAGAGAAAGAGAACGTGAAAGGGAAAGGGACCGTGAAAGAATAAGGGAACGTGAAAGAGAAAGGGAGCGGGAGCGTCAAAGGGAACATGAAAGAGAACGTCTTCGCGAGCGCCGCGAGAAGGAGAGGGAGCGGAACAAGAAGCATGTAGCTGATTCAAGGCGTGAGCGCACTCCACCTAGAACCCCTGGTGATCGACGACGTTCTTCTTCTGTTAAGTCTGAGAAGCCTTTGCGGCGCCTTTCACCTCGACGTGATGCTGTGCATAG GCATCGTTCGCCTATtaaagaaataaagagagaatatTTGTGCAAG GTTTTGCCATTTCGTTTTGTGGATGATGAGAGAGACTGTTTATCTTTGACAAAAAGATATCCTAGGCTATCAGTTattccagatttttctaag attgtcttgaattgggcTAAAGAAAGCCTAAATCTTTCGCTGCATACACCAGTGAG TCTGGAGCATGCCATCTGTGAAGATGACGATAAAGCTGATGAAAGCGCACTGGTCTCTTCTGAGAACGCATCAAGCACAAAGACCCCTGAAACCATTTGGAATGCAAAG GTACTTCTGATGAGCGGTATGAGCAATGGTGCCTTTGCTGACATAACGTCGATGAGAAGTACTGAGGAACGAGTGGTGCACTTGAACAATATCTTAAAATTTGCTGTATTCAAGAAGGATCGTTCACTTCTTGCTATTGGAGGCCCTTGGAATGCAGCACTTGATGGTGGAGATCCATTGGTTGACTGTTCTTGCTTGATTCGAACCGCTATCAG ATATGTGAAGGAACTGGTTCAAGTTGATCTATCTAATTGTACTAGTTGGAATCGTTTCCTTGAG GTCCATTACAACAGAGTAGGCATTGATGGACTCTTTAGTCACAAAGAAATTACTGTACTTTTTGTGCCAAACCTGTCGGAATGCGTACCATCTTCGGATATATGGAGGAACAACTGGATTGCATACCGAAAATCAAAGATAGAAAGGGAGCAGTTGAATATGAAGAAGGAAAAG AGCCCAAGTGATCCAAAGGAACAGAAACAAG TTTTAGAGGAGCCAAGCGAGGCTAAAAGTATGAATGATCAATTGAAGGAGGGTGATGGCGCTGTTAAGATTGAGAAAATTGATGCTGATATGGAACTTAAGGAGGGTGATGGTGCTGCCAAGATTGAGAAAATTGATGCTGATATGGAACTGAAGGAGGGTGATGGTGCCAAGATTGAGAAAATTGATGCTGATATGGAAGAGCAGGTCAAAGATAGAGATGTCAATCTTGCTGGTGATGGTGGCAAGAATCCTGACAATGTTGGGGAGCAAGTTGAGAAGACAGTGAGGGTTGTTGAAGGAAACGCTTCTGGTGATGCTACTGTTGACCATGTCACCGAGGATAAAAAGCCCATgaagaagaaaataataaaaaaggtTGTGAAAGTTGTTCGAAAAAAGCCAACTGCTGAAGCTCCAGTGGATAAATCGCCTCAGGTTGACAAGAATGCCGTGGCAGAAACTGCGAGCAAAACCGTCGAAAAGCACATTGAACAAAAAAGTGAAGATCTTGGGGAAGAGAAGGCGGGAGCTGGCATTGGTCAACAGCCTGAGGCTAAGAAAACTGGGAAGAAGAAGGTAATTCGAAGGATTGTTAAAAGAAAAGTTCCTGCTTCAGCGACTGAGCCAACAGCCCTTGCTGCACCTGCTGAAGCAAGTAAACAAGATGTGGCTGTTCAGCCGGAGAAGTTTGATGAAGTCCCCACCGATGCTGGGAATTCACAGACTAAACTGGAAGAAGGATTGAAAACTCCTGCTGAAGATACTTCAAaccagaagaaagaagaaggatttAAAGCTCCTGCTGAAGATACCTCAAATCAGAAGAAAGAACAGGAGTTGGAGATAAAGGGAGACATAATGACTGATGATCAGAAGGCAAATATAGATAAGGTGCAGGAAGTTGTGGAACAGAAAGATGCAAAAATTGCTGAAACAGATGGGAAGAGTGACAAGAAAAATGATGACAGCGAAGCAAAGGATAAAGACCAGAAGCTGGAGATAAAGGGATACaccaaagaaaagaagaagtctGATGAACCTCCGAAGCACCCAGGATTCATTCTCCAGGCCAAAAAGAGCAAAGGATATAAA TTTCGTTCAACATCCCTTTCATTGGATGGCCTCCTGGACTACACCGCCAATGATACAGAGGAGTCTGTATTCGAG CTTTCTTTGTTTGCTGAGTCTTTCAGCGAAATGCTTCAATACAGAATGGGTTGTGTGATTTTGTCTTTTCTTGAG AAACTTCACAGGCAGTATGTCGTGAAGAGAAATCAACGTAAGCGGCAAAGAGAGGAAGATCTGAAGAAGGAAGATACAAAATCCTCGGAGAAGCGACTCAAGACAACTGATGAGAATGTAACTGGAAGTACCTCAGGTAACCCGGGTAAAAATGATGAAACAATAAAAGAGGGTGGAGAGAAGATAATTAGCGATAATTCATCAGCTTCACATGATCAACTTGTaaaagaggatgaggagaagacggGTACAGATCATGCTGCCCAGGATGAAATGATGAAAGAGGGTGAGGAAAAGATCGACACAGATCAGTCAGCAGCTGCCCATGATGAACCTGAAGCTGatgagaaaatggaggaagaagatcctgaatATGAAGAAGATCCCGATGAAGTAGAATATGAAGGTGACGAGGACAtggatgatgccactgctgaagAGCCTGCAGAAGCACAG AATGAGGATAACGCAAATGAAAGAGAAACCAAACCAGAAGAGGTAACTGCAGAAGAGCCAGAAGATGATGGAAAGAGGACAACGGAGAGTCTTAAATTGGAAAAAGTTGCAGAAGAGGGCAAGCAGTCTGCAGCAGAGAAAGGAGATTTGAAAGAACTTGAAGGGAAATCAGTTGTTAAGGAGGGAAAGATATCTGGATCACAAAAAGGAGATTCAGCGAAACATGATGTGGTTGATAAGGACCTGTTGCAG GCTTTTAGGTACTTCGACCAAAACAGAGTTGGTTATATAAAG GTGGATGATTTAAGGTGCATCCTTCACAACTTGGGGAAATTTTTATCTAACAGGGATGTGAAG GACATGGTTCAAATTGCTCTTGCTGAGAGCAATTCTGCAAGGGATGGTCGCATTATCTATACAAAGCTTGTGAAGAAAGCCGATCTCTGA